From the Solea senegalensis isolate Sse05_10M linkage group LG16, IFAPA_SoseM_1, whole genome shotgun sequence genome, one window contains:
- the LOC122783088 gene encoding SR-related and CTD-associated factor 8-like: MEEPSTGSTGYCSHNIDLKGSTAKASVHSVQQEMHRNRMQRTCWVHKLILHPTMIPFPLLLFQFYKHVVQSVEKFIQKCKPEYKVPGLYVIDSIVRQSRHQFGTEKDVFAPRFSKNIIPTFQHLYRCPSDDKSKIVRVLNLWQKNAVFKSDIIQPLLDMAAGIAPPSVTPVMPSSAAPVNNTTPGTPATPATPANLVQGLPDWASQINNTDTVAAVAQILQSPQGQQLQQLVQSLQMQQQKPQPSLLQALDAGLVVQLQALTAQLTAAATANSLNPLEQRVSSFNKKLLGPFDFGNDNERGEESKKDSSSSQLPMVSEPINSSLFHQLAEQLQQQNLEQFQKQLLEHQQHQQKAMSIEGQDSMYGQENSVTAQSSSQPQLPEPENKMDDSIDNQQQDMDLDEGPDGMEEESFEAEEKKTASKRSRTRSRSHSRSPKRRRSRSRSGSRKRKHRKRSRSRSRDRKRKSSRSYSSERRAREREKERQKKGLPPIRSKTLSVCSTTLWVGQVDKKATQQDLTNLFEEFGQIESINMIPPRGCAYICMVHRQDAYRARQKLSTGSFKIGSKVIKIAWALNKGVKQEYKQFWDVDLGVTYIPWEKVKLDDLDGFAEGGIIDQETVNDEWEAAKNAEPVKEVASQPVSAETTAVSNTQTETYSQQVTMMPVQLPVAQAVPSAVGLVPPNFPVTMSIPPPGYGPPPPFIRAGFNATQPPPGFMQAAQAGTTSLVQPSLANSQEAVKESPFSAMIPPTSTIPGSFMPSAIPGAGVFNPVGVQPQQVGHEKTAQSADGLDAAELTLQGMQNAVRSGMGLLGMHPSASLTHPLHQSALSGQRMPGLLPLDVRPNLLQAGAAARFPLLMQHGPAAGLLDASLQAQARARAPFPQMDPFNRAPNLTNENVAKKEEESSSGADEGKDQDYRFPPMEKQSTGLLRTPPPDHRDSLGGGAAGRPPLLQTPGAARSSLVGRLQALAGFTPDNRWNQARGDFDERDGIRGGPQAPGGPKGFQEERPTPGQNFPNRFDSRPGTAGAAGAPGNAGAAAGPQNWNRGGGGGGGGGGGGGAAAPAPFDSELHQDLDERRRPWDRQRDRDERDFDFRREMNGNRHSRERERERERERERERDRDRGRDRSRDFERDRDRDKERDRERERERGGWTPLLPLPTPLLPTPTLNPNLTLNQGKLLSPLKLNPQMQSRFQSPLLPQLQGKPSLMGLNQPLPPVQIKTPPPSQSSAAAAPEPQSETAAPVSETPEAQSPPSTQSPEQSPEQSPDQSPDNKSQSPVTEAPIQAQSSPSSSSSSPPQSETPPQSESQFQPTVQSPSKSVSSPDTETPNQASPLVEASSQDSPVAFTLAPVSPREETTPSPEERESSPKNDDESEDSREFSVQQQWLNGPGLDNSNVAEPTPEGSPESSPVPFSDSVRPESEPEQLASPKDVDNEQSEPAEEAASQPVVDTVTDTEGT; encoded by the exons TGATTCCCTTTCCTTTGCTTCTCTTTCAGTTCTACAAACATGTCGTCCAGAGTGTAGAGAAGTTCATACAAAAG tgcAAACCAGAATACAAGGTTCCGGGCTTGTACGTCATCGACTCCATTGTCAGGCAGTCACGACACCAGTTTGGCACAGAGAAGGACGTATTTGCCCCACGCTTCAGCAAGAACATCATCCCTACATTCCAGCACCTCTACCGCTGCCCTTCAGATGATAAG AGTAAGATTGTGCGAGTCCTCAACCTATGGCAAAAGAATGCCGTCTTCAAGAGTGACATCATCCAACCCCTGCTGGATATGGCAGCAGGGATCGCTCCCCCCAGTGTCACCCCCGTCATGCCGAGCAGTGCCGCCCCGGTCAACAACACTACACCTG GTACCCCAGCTACTCCGGCCACTCCAGCCAACTTAGTCCAGGGTCTGCCTGACTGGGCCTCCCAGAttaacaacacagacactgttgCAGCTGTAGCGCAGATCCTGCAAAGCCCCCAGGGACAGCAG TTGCAGCAGCTGGTACAGAGTCttcagatgcagcagcagaaacccCAGCCGTCCCTGCTGCAGGCCTTGGATGCCGGCTTAGTGGTGCAGTTGCAGGCTCTGACCGCACAGCTCACCGCTGCTGCCACCGCCAACAGCCTCAACCCCCTGGAGCAGAGGGTCTcctcttttaataaa AAGCTTTTGGGTCCTTTTGACTTTGGGAACGATAACGAACGTGGCGAAGAATCTAAGAAAGACAGTTCATCATCTCAGTT GCCGATGGTGTCTGAGCCCATCAACAGCTCCCTCTTCCACCAGTTAGCCGAGCAGCTCCAACAACAGAACCTGGAGCAGTTTCAGAAGCAGCTGCTCGAGCACCAACAGCACCAGCAGAAG gcTATGAGCATTGAAGGGCAGGACTCGATGTATGGGCAGGAAAACTCTGTGACTGCTCAGAGCAGCAGCCAGCCGCAGCTTCCTGAGCCAGAGAACAAGATGGACGACTCCATAGATAACCAGCAGCAG GACATGGACCTGGATGAGGGCCCTGATGgaatggaggaggagagctTTGAGgctgaggaaaagaaaactgcTAGCAAACGCTCCAGAACACGCTCAAGGTCACACTCGAG GTCTCCCAAGAGGAGGCGGTCCAGGTCCCGCTCCGGCTCACGGAAACGCAAGCACCGCAAACGCTCGCGCTCACGCTCCAGAGATCGCAAGAGGAAGTCGTCGCGCTCTTACTCGAGCGAGAGGCGCGCCAGAGAGCGGGAGAAGGAGCGGCAGAAGAAAGGCCTGCCCCCCATAAGGTCCAAGACTCTAAGTG TGTGCAGTACGACTCTGTGGGTGGGCCAGGTGGACAAAAAAGCCACTCAGCAAGATCTTACCAATCTGTTCGAAGAATTTGGCCAGATTGAATCCATCAAT ATGATCCCTCCCAGAGGCTGTGCCTACATCTGTATGGTCCACAGACAGGATGCGTACCGTGCTCGCCAGAAGCTCAGCACCGGCTCCTTTAAGATCGGCTCCAAAGTCATCAAG ATCGCGTGGGCTCTAAACAAGGGCGTAAAACAGGAGTACAAGCAGTTTTGGGACGTGGACCTGGGTGTTACCTACATACCTTGGGAGAAGGTGAAGCTGGATGATCTGGATGGTTTCGCTGAAGGAGGAATCATTGACCAGGAGACTGTGaatgatg AGTGGGAAGCAGCCAAGAATGCTGAGCCAGTGAAGGAAGTCGCAAGTCAGCCAGTAAGCGCAGAGACTACAGCTGTGTCCAACACTCAGACTGAGACCTACAGCCAGCAGGTTACCATGATGCCTGTGCAG CTGCCGGTGGCACAGGCTGTTCCCAGTGCAGTAGGTTTGGTGCCCCCGAATTTCCCCGTCACCATGAGCATACCTCCGCCAGGCTACGGGCCGCCACCGCCCTTCATAAGAGCCGGCTTCAATGCCACGCAGCCTCCGCCAG GTTTTATGCAGGCAGCACAGGCGGGTACTACTT CTCTGGTGCAGCCTTCATTGGCGAACAGCCAGGAAGCTGTCAAGGAATCCCCGTTTAGCGCTATGATCCCTCCGACCAGCACCATCCCTGGCAGCTTCATGCCCTCGGCCATCCCCGGGGCTGGTGTATTCAACCCAGTGGGAGTCCAACCTCAGCAAGTTGGTCATGAGAAAACAGCTCAGTCTGCAGATGGGTTGGATGCCGCAGAGCTCACACTGCAAG GCATGCAGAACGCAGTCCGCAGTGGGATGGGTCTTCTTGGCATGCACCCGTCTGCTTCCCTCACCCACCCGCTACATCAGTCCGCTCTGAGCGGGCAGAGAATGCCCGGCCTGTTGCCTCTCGACGTGCGGCCTAACCTTCTTCAGGCAGGGGCTGCAGCCCGCTTCCCTCTCCTCATGCAGCACGGCCCTGCTGCTGGCCTCCTCGACGCCTCCCTCCAGGCTCAGGCACGTGCACGGGCTCCTTTCCCTCAGATGGACCCCTTCAACCGGGCCCCGAATCTCACCAATGAGAACGTAgccaagaaagaagaagagtctTCTTCTGGGGCTGACGAGGGCAAAGACCAGGACTATCGCTTTCCCCCGATGGAAAAGCAGAGCACAGGCCTACTGAGGACCCCTCCACCAGATCACAGGGACTCCCtcggaggtggagcagcagGCCGGCCCCCTTTGCTCCAGACTCCGGGGGCAGCCAGGTCCAGCCTGGTAGGACGTCTGCAAGCGCTCGCAGGCTTTACTCCTGATAATCGCTGGAACCAAGCCAGGGGGGACTTTGACGAGCGAGATGGTATCCGAGGTGGCCCGCAAGCTCCTGGTGGTCCAAAGGGCTTCCAGGAGGAGCGACCAACACCTGGGCAGAATTTTCCCAACCGCTTTGACAGCCGTCCTGGGacagcaggagctgctggggCTCCTGGAAATGCAGGAGCTGCTGCGGGGCCACAGAACTGGAAccgaggaggcggcggcggaggtggtggcggcggtggtggtggtgctgctgcccCAGCACCTTTTGACAGTGAACTACATCAAGACCTAGACGAGCGAAGACGCCCGTgggacaggcagagagacagagatgaaagAGATTTTGACTTCAGAAGGGAGATGAACGGGAACCGCCACAGCCgcgagagggagagggagcgcGAGAGGGAGCGTGAGagggaaagagacagagatCGAGGCAGAGATCGCAGCAGGGACTTTGAACGTGACAGAGACCGCGACAAAGAGAGAGACCGCGAGAGGGAACGTGAACGTGGTGGTTGGACACCTCTTCTTCCACTCCCCACTCCCCTTCTTCCAACGCCGACTCTCAATCCTAATCTGACCCTGAACCAAGGCAAATTACTCTCACCACTTAAATTAAACCCCCAGATGCAGTCACGTTTCCAGTCTCCCCTCCTGCCTCAGCTTCAGGGCAAACCTTCCCTCATGGGTTTGAACCAGCCTCTCCCGCCAGTTCAGATCAAGACTCCGCCTCCCTCAcagagctctgctgctgctgcacccgAGCCCCAGTCAGAAACCGCAGCTCCGGTGTCTGAGACACCTGAGGCGCAGTCGCCACCCTCGACCCAATCACCTGAGCAGTCACCTGAGCAGTCACCTGACCAATCACCTGATAACAAGAGTCAGAGCCCAGTGACTGAGGCTCCCATCCAGGCCcagtcatcaccatcatcatcatcatcatcaccaccacagtCAGAGACCCCTCCTCAATCAGAATCACAATTCCAGCCCACAGTCCAGTCCCCCTCCAAATCCGTCTCCTCTCCAGACACTGAGACCCCAAACCAAGCCTCACCACTGGTTGAGGCGTCATCCCAGGACTCACCCGTGGCCTTCACATTAGCCCCCGTCAGCCCCCGCGAGGAGACGACCCCCTCTCCGGAGGAGCGGGAAAGTTCGCCGAAGAACGATGACGAGTCGGAAGACTCCAGAGAATTCTCGGTCCAACAGCAGTGGCTCAACGGACCCGGGCTGGACAATAGCAATGTGGCTGAGCCCACACCAGAGGGCTCCCCCGAGTCCTCCCCAGTCCCCTTCTCTGATTCTGTGCGCCCAGAAAGTGAACCGGAGCAGCTTGCTTCGCCCAAGGACGTAGACAATGAACAGAGTGAGCCCGCGGAGGAAGCTGCGAGTCAGCCAGTGGTAGACACTGTCACAGACACTGAGGGGACATAA